Proteins found in one Methylosinus sp. PW1 genomic segment:
- a CDS encoding L,D-transpeptidase, protein MCISFRQRISSFTAAAALAGGLALPGAASAAHNVVSYSAPVQAGTVVISARQRSLFLVNGDGTAIRYPVAVPKAGKEWSGYAHIDGKYVNPDWVPPAVVKQDHPELPNFIHGGSPHNPMGVRALTLDRNQVAIHGTTNKMRASVGTAASYGCIRMLNEDVVDLYERVGVGTPVVMTP, encoded by the coding sequence ATGTGCATTTCGTTTCGTCAGCGTATTTCGAGCTTCACGGCCGCGGCGGCGCTCGCCGGCGGCCTCGCTCTGCCGGGGGCGGCGAGCGCGGCGCATAACGTCGTCTCGTATAGCGCCCCGGTTCAGGCGGGCACGGTGGTCATCAGCGCCCGCCAGCGCAGCCTGTTTCTGGTGAACGGGGACGGCACCGCCATTCGCTATCCCGTCGCCGTGCCAAAGGCCGGCAAGGAATGGTCCGGCTACGCCCATATCGACGGGAAATATGTGAATCCCGACTGGGTTCCGCCGGCTGTGGTCAAGCAGGACCATCCCGAGCTGCCCAATTTCATCCATGGCGGCTCGCCGCATAATCCGATGGGCGTCCGCGCCCTGACGCTGGACCGCAACCAGGTGGCGATCCACGGCACCACCAATAAGATGCGCGCCTCGGTCGGCACGGCCGCTTCCTACGGCTGCATCCGCATGCTGAACGAGGATGTCGTCGATCTCTATGAGCGCGTCGGCGTCGGCACCCCGGTGGTGATGACGCCCTGA
- a CDS encoding disulfide bond formation protein B translates to MIAALLSTRQRAALAILGVAVATIGGAWIIEAMGFAPCELCLKQRIPYYAGIPLAAFAAIALQRGGEGAARVALALLGLLFAAGTALALYHSGVELKLFPGPSECTGALSKAGSFDDFRSSLDKMKVVSCDRPALRIFTLTLSNWNVLISAALAAIAFRAARGDR, encoded by the coding sequence GTGATCGCGGCGCTGCTCTCGACCCGCCAGCGCGCGGCGCTGGCCATTCTCGGCGTCGCCGTCGCCACCATCGGCGGCGCCTGGATCATCGAGGCGATGGGCTTCGCCCCTTGCGAGCTGTGCCTGAAGCAGCGCATTCCCTATTACGCCGGCATTCCGCTCGCCGCCTTTGCGGCCATAGCGCTGCAGCGGGGCGGGGAGGGCGCCGCGCGCGTCGCTCTGGCGCTGCTCGGGCTTTTGTTCGCGGCGGGAACGGCGCTGGCGCTCTATCATTCCGGCGTCGAGCTGAAGCTCTTTCCCGGCCCCTCCGAATGCACGGGCGCGCTGAGCAAGGCCGGCTCCTTCGACGATTTTCGCTCCTCGCTCGACAAGATGAAAGTGGTGAGCTGCGATCGTCCGGCGCTGCGCATATTCACGCTCACGCTCAGCAATTGGAATGTGCTGATCTCCGCCGCTCTCGCCGCCATCGCCTTTCGCGCCGCGCGCGGCGACCGCTGA
- the proC gene encoding pyrroline-5-carboxylate reductase codes for MAEAAELPRSITLVGAGKMGFALLQGWAARGLSGAGVSIVEPQPSQALVALAQERGFRLNPENREAPRALLLAVKPQALDQVAPTIAAEAGADTLIVSILAGKRVADLSARLPQARLFVRAMPNTPAAIGRGITGAFAASAVDAENLALAETLLAAVGEVVWVENEPLVDAVTAVSGSGPAYVFYFVECLTRAGIEAGLPEETAARLARATVSGAGELLRRSADTTPATLRQNVTSPGGTTAAALEVLMADDGLAPLLERAVAAAKRRAGELSG; via the coding sequence ATGGCCGAAGCGGCCGAGCTGCCTCGCTCCATCACCCTGGTCGGGGCCGGAAAAATGGGTTTCGCCCTGCTGCAGGGCTGGGCGGCTCGCGGGCTTTCGGGCGCGGGCGTCTCCATTGTCGAGCCGCAGCCTTCGCAGGCGCTCGTCGCGCTCGCGCAGGAGCGGGGCTTTCGCCTCAATCCAGAAAATCGCGAGGCCCCGCGCGCTCTTCTGCTCGCCGTGAAGCCGCAGGCGCTGGATCAGGTCGCGCCGACGATCGCGGCAGAGGCCGGCGCCGATACGCTCATCGTCTCCATTCTCGCCGGCAAGCGCGTCGCCGATCTCTCCGCGCGGCTGCCGCAGGCGCGGCTTTTCGTGCGCGCAATGCCCAACACGCCGGCCGCAATCGGCCGCGGAATCACCGGCGCCTTCGCCGCGTCCGCCGTCGATGCGGAGAATCTCGCGCTGGCGGAGACGCTGCTCGCCGCCGTCGGCGAGGTGGTCTGGGTGGAGAACGAGCCGCTGGTCGACGCAGTGACCGCCGTGTCCGGCTCCGGTCCGGCCTATGTCTTCTATTTCGTCGAATGCCTCACCCGAGCGGGGATCGAGGCCGGCCTGCCGGAGGAGACGGCGGCGCGGCTGGCGCGCGCGACCGTTTCGGGAGCCGGTGAATTATTGCGACGGAGCGCGGATACGACGCCGGCGACGCTCCGGCAGAACGTCACCTCGCCCGGCGGCACGACGGCCGCCGCGCTCGAGGTTCTGATGGCGGACGACGGCCTCGCGCCGCTGCTGGAGCGCGCTGTCGCCGCGGCGAAGCGGCGGGCCGGGGAATTGTCCGGCTGA
- a CDS encoding protease inhibitor I42 family protein, with protein MTKPILVAIAMILLELSAAQAGEGRLSLAKGETRTIEFVENPSTGYVWRFDREASENPAIVRVGDGGFTPAGGAPDRPLVGAPGRRSFRIEAVAAGSARLVFVEERPWEKRAVQRRTIDIQAR; from the coding sequence ATGACAAAGCCGATTCTTGTCGCGATCGCGATGATTTTGCTCGAATTATCCGCGGCCCAGGCCGGGGAGGGGCGCCTGTCGCTGGCCAAGGGCGAGACGCGGACGATCGAATTCGTCGAGAATCCGTCCACTGGCTATGTCTGGCGCTTCGATCGCGAGGCGAGCGAAAATCCGGCGATCGTGCGGGTCGGCGACGGCGGCTTCACGCCCGCGGGCGGCGCGCCAGATCGGCCGCTGGTGGGCGCGCCGGGTCGGCGCTCCTTCCGCATAGAGGCCGTCGCAGCTGGGAGCGCGCGCCTCGTCTTTGTCGAGGAGCGGCCTTGGGAGAAGCGCGCCGTTCAGCGGCGGACGATCGATATTCAGGCGCGCTAG
- a CDS encoding methyltransferase domain-containing protein, whose amino-acid sequence MERGQSAPAIFDRALLRRRLARAAVRGAPDFLLARAADDLADRLAGIKRPFPRSLDLCTPAAHFAQTVVAGGRPAPLRAGRFYEAGVDVVAEEEALPFAAEAFDLIVSGFALQWVDDLPGALAQARRMLAPDGLFLACFPGGASLIELRAALAQAEDEISGGASPRVSPFVDLRDLGGLLQRAGFALPVTDVDSFTLRYDSMFALCAELRAMGAANVLTQRSRKPLRRAILLRAAEIYATRFSDADGRVRATMELVWLSGWAPHESQQKPLQPGSAQMRLADALKPKDG is encoded by the coding sequence ATGGAGAGAGGACAGTCCGCGCCGGCGATCTTCGATCGCGCTCTGCTGCGTCGCCGGCTGGCGCGGGCCGCGGTGCGCGGCGCGCCGGACTTTCTATTGGCGCGGGCGGCCGACGATCTCGCCGACCGGCTGGCCGGCATAAAGCGCCCCTTCCCCCGCTCGCTCGATCTCTGCACGCCAGCGGCGCATTTCGCGCAGACCGTCGTCGCCGGCGGGCGGCCGGCGCCGCTGCGGGCCGGGCGTTTCTACGAGGCGGGCGTCGATGTCGTCGCCGAGGAGGAGGCGCTGCCCTTCGCGGCCGAGGCTTTCGATCTCATCGTCTCCGGCTTTGCGCTGCAATGGGTGGACGATCTCCCCGGCGCGCTCGCCCAGGCGCGGCGCATGCTCGCGCCGGACGGGCTGTTTCTGGCCTGCTTTCCCGGCGGCGCGAGTCTTATCGAGCTGCGCGCCGCGCTCGCCCAGGCGGAGGACGAGATTTCCGGCGGCGCCAGCCCGCGCGTCTCGCCTTTCGTCGATTTGCGCGATCTCGGTGGGCTATTGCAGCGGGCCGGCTTCGCCCTGCCGGTGACCGACGTCGATTCCTTCACGCTGCGCTATGATTCCATGTTCGCGCTCTGCGCCGAGCTGCGCGCCATGGGCGCCGCCAATGTGCTGACGCAGCGCTCCCGCAAGCCGCTGCGCCGCGCCATTCTGCTGCGCGCGGCGGAAATCTACGCGACGCGCTTCTCCGACGCCGACGGCCGCGTGCGGGCGACGATGGAGCTGGTCTGGCTCTCCGGCTGGGCGCCGCATGAGAGCCAGCAGAAGCCGCTGCAGCCGGGCTCCGCGCAGATGCGGCTCGCCGATGCGCTGAAGCCGAAGGACGGTTAG
- a CDS encoding glycosyltransferase, whose product MGDGRKIVIATFGSLGDLNPYVALAHALKRLGFRPVIAASLFYREWIESEGLGFAAVRPDVDELAQRLGMDMAGLAERVAREDGFMFRELIFPYLRESYEDVAAASEGAAAIVAHSICFSAKLAAERLGVPLFDGVVSPLFLLSAYDPPLGPRSRFLAQPRSRLALACNEALGFALMHFLAWQGRPIARLRRALGLPHRRGRALLTGGPYARATLGLLSPLLAPPQPDHPADLFLAGQTFHDRFTDAAEDLPAGLAEFLAAGEPPIVVTLGSFVVRARSDFYRAAGRAASSLGRRAVLLVADEEREALAEGLPPQLFVAGHVRHSLIFPRAAAIVHHGGAGTCGQALRAGKPQLVVPVFGDQHDNAARVARLGVGRLLPYERCAAERLTTELGALLADARHGEKAREAAERIGREDGAAAAAAKIAELIGCAAIAVEA is encoded by the coding sequence ATGGGAGACGGGCGGAAAATCGTCATAGCGACCTTCGGCTCGCTCGGCGACCTCAATCCCTATGTGGCGCTCGCGCACGCGCTGAAGCGCCTCGGCTTTCGCCCGGTGATCGCCGCCAGCCTCTTCTATCGTGAGTGGATCGAGAGCGAGGGGCTCGGCTTCGCCGCCGTGCGGCCCGACGTCGACGAGCTCGCCCAGAGGCTGGGCATGGACATGGCCGGGCTCGCCGAGCGCGTCGCGCGCGAGGACGGCTTCATGTTCCGCGAGCTGATCTTTCCTTATCTGCGCGAGAGCTATGAGGATGTCGCCGCGGCCAGCGAGGGCGCGGCGGCGATCGTCGCCCATAGCATCTGCTTTTCAGCCAAGCTCGCAGCCGAGCGGCTCGGCGTTCCGCTCTTCGACGGCGTGGTCTCGCCGCTCTTTCTGCTCTCCGCCTATGATCCGCCGCTCGGCCCGCGCTCGCGCTTTCTGGCGCAGCCGCGCTCGCGTCTGGCGCTCGCCTGTAATGAGGCGCTCGGCTTCGCCTTGATGCATTTTCTGGCCTGGCAAGGCCGGCCCATCGCACGGCTGCGGCGCGCGCTCGGCCTGCCGCATCGGCGTGGACGCGCGCTCTTGACCGGCGGTCCCTATGCGCGGGCGACGCTCGGCCTGCTCAGCCCGCTGCTGGCGCCGCCGCAACCCGATCATCCGGCCGATCTCTTTCTCGCCGGCCAAACATTCCACGATCGCTTCACCGATGCGGCGGAGGATTTGCCGGCGGGGCTGGCGGAGTTTCTCGCCGCGGGCGAACCGCCGATCGTCGTGACGCTGGGCAGTTTCGTCGTCCGCGCCCGCTCGGACTTCTACCGCGCCGCCGGCCGCGCGGCGTCGAGCCTCGGGCGCCGAGCGGTGCTGCTGGTCGCCGATGAGGAGCGCGAGGCGCTGGCCGAGGGGCTGCCGCCGCAGCTTTTCGTCGCCGGCCATGTCCGTCATTCGCTGATTTTCCCGCGCGCCGCGGCGATCGTGCATCACGGCGGCGCGGGAACCTGCGGACAGGCGCTACGCGCGGGAAAGCCGCAGCTCGTCGTCCCCGTTTTCGGCGATCAGCACGACAATGCCGCGCGCGTTGCACGTCTCGGCGTCGGGCGGCTGCTGCCCTATGAGCGCTGCGCCGCCGAGCGTCTGACGACAGAGCTGGGCGCGTTGCTCGCCGACGCGCGTCATGGAGAGAAAGCTCGCGAGGCGGCCGAGCGCATCGGCCGCGAGGATGGCGCCGCCGCCGCCGCGGCGAAGATCGCCGAGCTGATCGGATGCGCGGCAATTGCGGTCGAGGCTTAA
- a CDS encoding alpha/beta hydrolase: MTDIVEGPALAALSCGKPAFLVVMLHGEGADGQTMVDHALNWAPTMPKAEFLSAEAPASVDGVKRWFDATDPDGLAKGLAALERFLEAALAKRRLPASHLALVGFSQGATLALLAGVARPGPAAAVVAFAGGPYGAAPSIGPDGAPPVLLIHGDADAISPLAAVRETKAALTGQGAKVLSMTRKGLDHAMDDDGVIAAGDFLTEHVVHKKSAAHEDDHDHDHDHDDHDHAH; the protein is encoded by the coding sequence ATGACCGATATTGTGGAAGGGCCGGCGCTGGCCGCTCTCTCCTGCGGCAAGCCCGCTTTTCTCGTCGTGATGCTGCATGGGGAGGGCGCCGACGGGCAGACCATGGTCGATCACGCGCTCAATTGGGCGCCGACCATGCCCAAGGCCGAGTTCCTCTCCGCCGAGGCGCCCGCCAGCGTCGATGGTGTGAAGCGTTGGTTCGACGCCACTGACCCGGATGGGCTCGCCAAAGGACTGGCGGCGCTGGAGCGCTTTCTCGAGGCGGCGCTGGCGAAGCGCCGGCTGCCGGCCTCGCATCTGGCGCTGGTCGGCTTCTCACAGGGGGCGACTCTTGCGCTGCTCGCCGGTGTCGCGCGGCCGGGGCCGGCGGCGGCGGTGGTGGCCTTCGCCGGCGGTCCTTATGGCGCGGCGCCTTCTATCGGCCCCGATGGCGCGCCGCCCGTGCTGCTGATCCATGGCGACGCCGACGCGATCTCGCCGCTCGCCGCCGTGCGTGAGACAAAGGCCGCGCTGACGGGGCAGGGAGCCAAGGTCTTGTCGATGACGCGCAAGGGCCTCGATCATGCGATGGACGATGACGGGGTGATCGCGGCCGGCGATTTCCTCACCGAGCATGTCGTGCACAAGAAGAGCGCGGCGCATGAGGACGATCACGATCATGACCACGATCACGACGATCACGATCACGCGCATTGA
- a CDS encoding esterase-like activity of phytase family protein encodes MPFRNWLLASISTLALHGAAMAQTYRTPNVVANDGPSSISLGGVTFTNQGLAGTGRLPAGTIDFLGDTLGSFSSLAIDPYSWRRSGSTFVATMLALPDRGLNDPANGVFSDYAGRLLRFNIAFSPYSGANLPASTSSQNQVQITPDGGVLLRDNQGKTFTGADSGTGAVNLFGRLTPSPSAGSIGAGKLSLDAEGLAFKTDRSFYVSDEYGPSIFYFDAKGNLVGSVGVPSALLPRTNGAIDFNSLNAPQTGRRNNQGLEAVSVSPDGNRLFAILQSATMQDQASGQQTRNNTRILVYDISLNPTPSAPVESYVLQLPTYRLNGDGGAANRTAAQSEMVALNDKQFLVLARDGIGQGSAGGNPIMVKSIYLVDIGNATNVAGTTADTAAGGQVAPNGVLNPAITPAQSVELVNMLNTTQLARFGLNLNNGAPGQSAQSQLTLSEKWEGMALVPTLVEGRPNDFYLFVSNDNDFTTTNGVMQGQSYNSGQNNDNMVLVYRLTLPTAVDPLFLKSMRDTAPQVLGRIDAGALGLASSAAAPVIAQLQSIRRAQSGVFAAQGLSTWLGGNVDFGPTVSQPGLDGDRTLYGGSFGVDYGWKEIRVGVAATVRAGQYGGGALGYYDIAPTVSPSVYAGYFGDLFYLHGTATFSPDVGFSDIRRLGAYGLTGVGRTSVDSFAFGGEIGAKLKLDAFQFTPFFGVTQTHATIRGYTESGAAGGNVVYPEHSTYATTLRFGGEVSASFLGVNPWVRVAYNEMLDRDPRRVNVSLAGVLSQMATQTILIPTYDRNSVTVGVGAQGDLAPNIGWRVGYDADVATRNGAVAHSVTTAVRIGF; translated from the coding sequence ATGCCTTTTCGTAACTGGTTGCTAGCGTCCATCTCGACGCTCGCGCTTCACGGCGCCGCAATGGCGCAGACCTATCGCACGCCCAATGTCGTCGCCAATGACGGCCCCTCCTCCATCAGCCTCGGCGGCGTGACCTTCACCAATCAAGGCCTCGCCGGAACCGGACGTCTTCCGGCGGGGACGATCGACTTCCTCGGCGACACGCTCGGCTCCTTCTCGAGCCTCGCCATCGACCCTTATTCCTGGCGGCGCAGCGGCTCGACTTTCGTCGCGACCATGCTCGCCCTGCCCGACCGCGGATTGAACGATCCGGCCAATGGCGTCTTCTCCGACTATGCGGGTCGGCTGCTGCGCTTCAATATCGCCTTCTCGCCCTATTCGGGCGCGAATCTCCCCGCCTCGACCAGCTCGCAGAATCAGGTGCAGATAACGCCCGACGGCGGCGTTCTGCTGCGCGACAATCAGGGCAAGACATTCACCGGCGCCGATTCTGGGACGGGAGCCGTCAATCTCTTCGGTCGCCTCACGCCGAGCCCTTCCGCCGGCTCGATCGGCGCCGGCAAGCTATCGCTCGACGCCGAGGGGCTGGCCTTCAAGACCGACCGCAGCTTCTACGTCAGCGACGAATACGGCCCATCGATCTTTTATTTCGACGCCAAGGGCAATCTCGTCGGCTCGGTCGGAGTTCCGTCGGCGCTGCTGCCGCGGACCAATGGCGCGATCGACTTCAACTCGCTCAATGCGCCGCAGACGGGACGCCGCAACAATCAAGGCCTCGAGGCGGTCTCGGTCAGCCCGGACGGCAACCGGCTTTTCGCGATCCTGCAGAGCGCGACGATGCAGGATCAGGCCTCCGGACAGCAGACGCGCAACAATACGCGCATCCTCGTCTATGACATCTCGCTCAATCCGACGCCGTCGGCGCCGGTCGAATCCTATGTGCTCCAGCTGCCGACCTACAGGCTGAACGGCGATGGCGGCGCGGCGAACCGCACTGCGGCGCAGAGCGAGATGGTGGCGCTCAACGACAAGCAGTTCCTGGTGCTGGCGCGCGACGGAATCGGCCAAGGCTCGGCGGGCGGCAATCCGATCATGGTCAAATCCATCTATCTCGTCGATATCGGCAATGCGACCAATGTCGCCGGCACGACCGCCGATACGGCGGCCGGCGGCCAGGTCGCGCCCAATGGCGTGCTGAATCCGGCGATCACGCCGGCGCAATCTGTCGAGCTCGTGAACATGCTCAACACGACGCAGCTCGCCCGCTTCGGCCTCAATCTGAACAATGGCGCGCCCGGCCAGTCGGCGCAATCGCAGCTCACTCTGTCAGAGAAATGGGAGGGCATGGCGCTCGTCCCGACGCTCGTCGAGGGCCGGCCGAACGACTTCTACCTCTTCGTCTCCAACGACAATGATTTCACCACGACCAATGGCGTGATGCAGGGACAGAGCTATAACTCCGGCCAGAACAACGACAATATGGTCCTGGTCTATCGGCTCACTCTGCCGACCGCCGTCGATCCGCTGTTCCTCAAATCCATGCGCGACACGGCGCCTCAGGTGCTCGGCCGCATCGACGCGGGCGCGCTCGGACTCGCCTCCAGCGCCGCCGCGCCGGTCATCGCGCAGCTGCAATCGATTCGACGCGCGCAGAGCGGCGTCTTCGCGGCGCAGGGCCTCTCGACCTGGCTCGGCGGCAATGTCGATTTCGGTCCCACTGTGTCGCAGCCGGGGCTCGACGGCGACCGCACGCTCTATGGCGGCTCCTTCGGCGTCGATTATGGCTGGAAGGAAATTCGCGTGGGCGTCGCGGCGACGGTGCGCGCAGGCCAATATGGCGGTGGCGCGCTCGGCTATTACGACATTGCGCCGACCGTCTCGCCGAGCGTCTACGCCGGCTATTTCGGCGATCTCTTCTATCTGCACGGAACGGCGACCTTCTCGCCGGATGTCGGCTTCTCCGACATTCGGCGCCTGGGCGCCTATGGCCTCACCGGCGTCGGCCGCACCAGCGTCGACTCCTTTGCGTTCGGCGGCGAGATCGGCGCGAAGCTGAAGCTCGACGCCTTCCAATTCACGCCCTTCTTCGGCGTGACGCAGACCCATGCGACCATTCGCGGCTATACGGAGAGCGGCGCGGCCGGCGGCAATGTCGTCTATCCGGAGCACTCGACCTATGCGACGACGCTGCGCTTTGGCGGCGAGGTCTCGGCCTCTTTCCTCGGCGTCAATCCTTGGGTGCGGGTCGCCTATAATGAGATGCTCGACCGCGATCCCAGGCGCGTGAACGTCAGTCTCGCCGGCGTGCTCAGCCAAATGGCGACGCAGACGATCCTCATTCCGACCTATGATCGCAACTCCGTCACGGTCGGCGTCGGCGCGCAGGGCGATCTCGCGCCGAATATCGGCTGGCGCGTCGGCTATGACGCCGATGTCGCGACTCGCAACGGGGCCGTCGCCCATTCGGTGACGACGGCCGTGCGCATAGGCTTTTGA
- the rlmN gene encoding 23S rRNA (adenine(2503)-C(2))-methyltransferase RlmN — MTIFRPSPISASFPSPPHGVGRRACYTDFFPRKRTEMTAASASDPRPSLAGATRAELADALRAIEIPEREIRMRVSQLWHWIYFRGAREFSEMLNISKVVRGKLAERFTLALPEIAAEQVSTDGTRKWLLRLDPVDANDKGAEIECVYIPESDRGTLCVSSQVGCTLNCSFCHTGTQKLVRNLTTREIVAQLLVARSRLGDFPGLEPPTDGLVPSGPDVRAVSNIVFMGMGEPLYNLEQVENAIEIMSDGDGLSLSKRRITVSTSGVVPQIEKLGAECGPMLAISLHAVRDPLRNELVPLNKKYPIRELLDACRDYPGASNARRITFEYVMLKGVNDSPAEARELVRLLKGIPAKINLIPFNPWPGAPYECSDWETIERFSDIVFNAGYASPVRTPRGRDILAACGQLKSETEKLRARARLAVE; from the coding sequence ATGACGATTTTCCGCCCGTCTCCCATATCCGCTTCGTTCCCCTCTCCGCCCCATGGAGTCGGCCGGCGCGCATGTTATACTGATTTCTTCCCGAGAAAGAGGACCGAGATGACCGCCGCTTCCGCTTCCGATCCCAGGCCATCGCTCGCCGGCGCCACGCGCGCCGAGCTGGCCGATGCGCTGCGCGCCATAGAGATACCGGAGCGCGAGATCAGAATGCGGGTCTCGCAGCTCTGGCATTGGATCTATTTCCGCGGCGCGCGCGAGTTTTCCGAGATGCTCAATATCTCGAAAGTCGTGCGCGGCAAGCTCGCCGAGCGCTTCACGCTCGCGCTGCCGGAGATCGCCGCCGAGCAGGTCTCCACAGACGGCACGCGCAAATGGCTGCTGCGGCTGGACCCAGTCGACGCGAACGACAAGGGCGCAGAGATCGAATGCGTCTATATTCCCGAGAGCGACCGCGGCACCTTATGCGTCTCCAGCCAGGTGGGCTGCACGCTCAATTGCAGCTTTTGCCACACCGGCACGCAAAAGCTGGTGCGCAATCTGACGACGCGCGAGATTGTTGCGCAGCTTCTCGTCGCGCGCTCGCGGCTCGGCGATTTTCCGGGCCTCGAGCCGCCGACCGACGGGCTCGTGCCCTCGGGGCCGGATGTGCGCGCTGTCTCCAACATCGTCTTCATGGGCATGGGCGAGCCGCTCTATAATCTCGAGCAGGTCGAGAATGCGATCGAGATCATGTCCGACGGCGACGGACTGTCGCTGTCGAAGCGGCGCATCACCGTCTCGACATCCGGCGTCGTGCCGCAGATCGAGAAGCTCGGCGCCGAATGCGGGCCTATGCTGGCGATCTCGCTGCACGCCGTGCGCGATCCGTTGCGCAATGAGCTGGTGCCGCTCAACAAGAAATATCCGATCCGAGAATTGCTCGACGCCTGCCGCGACTATCCCGGCGCCTCCAATGCGCGCCGCATCACCTTCGAATATGTGATGCTGAAGGGCGTCAACGACAGCCCGGCGGAAGCGCGCGAATTGGTGCGGCTGCTGAAGGGTATTCCGGCCAAGATCAATCTGATCCCCTTCAACCCCTGGCCGGGCGCGCCCTATGAATGCTCCGATTGGGAGACGATCGAGCGCTTCTCCGACATTGTGTTCAACGCCGGCTATGCGAGCCCCGTGCGCACGCCGCGCGGCCGCGACATTCTCGCGGCCTGCGGTCAGCTGAAGAGCGAGACCGAGAAGCTGCGAGCGAGGGCGCGGCTCGCGGTGGAATAG
- a CDS encoding TetR/AcrR family transcriptional regulator — translation MATGGKTNETGNGSGSVRDRIVESLMRLAARRAFEDIAISDIAQDADVSLADFRDSFPSKGAVLAAFSRKIDRQVLEDFSGRYASEPAKERLYEVLLRRLEALEPYRNALESVSQWASTDPLAAAALNRETVNSMRFMLEAADIDSEGALGALKLQGLAIAWWRVLGTWFDDRDVELCRTKAALDRELSRSEAVIERIEDVSRLTSPLRGLARAVFRGMTGRRRHRHHARDRDDEFEEDYEEARRRHHHAEDHPHAEGHHQGEGRRHPDDATA, via the coding sequence ATGGCGACGGGCGGCAAGACCAACGAAACAGGCAATGGGAGCGGCTCGGTCCGCGACCGTATCGTCGAATCCTTGATGCGGCTGGCGGCGCGCCGCGCCTTCGAGGATATAGCGATTTCCGACATCGCCCAGGACGCCGATGTCTCGCTCGCGGATTTCCGCGACAGCTTTCCCTCCAAAGGCGCCGTGCTCGCGGCTTTCTCGCGCAAGATCGACCGGCAGGTGCTGGAGGATTTTTCCGGCCGCTACGCCTCGGAGCCCGCCAAGGAGCGGCTCTATGAGGTGCTGCTGCGCCGTCTCGAGGCGCTGGAGCCCTATCGCAATGCGCTGGAATCGGTGTCGCAATGGGCCTCGACCGATCCGCTGGCGGCGGCCGCGCTCAATCGCGAGACGGTCAATTCCATGCGCTTCATGCTGGAGGCCGCCGACATAGACAGCGAAGGCGCGCTCGGCGCGTTGAAGCTGCAGGGCCTCGCCATCGCCTGGTGGCGCGTGCTCGGGACCTGGTTCGACGATCGCGACGTCGAGCTGTGCCGCACCAAGGCCGCGCTCGACCGTGAGCTCTCGCGCAGCGAGGCGGTGATCGAGCGGATCGAGGATGTGAGCCGCTTGACCTCGCCGCTGCGCGGTCTGGCGCGGGCGGTGTTCCGCGGAATGACCGGCCGCCGTCGTCACCGCCATCATGCGCGCGACCGCGACGACGAGTTCGAGGAAGATTATGAGGAGGCGCGTCGCCGGCATCACCACGCCGAAGACCATCCTCACGCCGAGGGCCATCACCAAGGCGAAGGCCGCCGGCATCCGGACGACGCCACCGCTTGA
- a CDS encoding YbjN domain-containing protein produces MLIAPDKDFDRPLHPVDIVEQLAATNDWSFDRDAEDEISISVAGGWTDYHVAFTWLAELETLHVSCAFDLRVPERRRTEAQALIRTINEQLWVGHFDLWPSEGVVMHRQGLLLTGGAQPSGPQCAALLDHALETCERYYQAFQFVLWAGKGAKEALETATFETKGEA; encoded by the coding sequence ATGCTGATCGCACCTGACAAAGACTTCGACCGTCCCCTGCATCCTGTCGACATCGTCGAGCAATTGGCGGCCACCAACGACTGGAGCTTCGATCGTGACGCCGAAGACGAGATTTCCATCTCGGTCGCCGGCGGCTGGACGGACTATCATGTGGCCTTCACCTGGCTGGCGGAGCTCGAGACGCTCCATGTGAGCTGCGCCTTCGATCTGCGCGTGCCGGAGCGCCGCCGCACCGAGGCGCAGGCGCTGATCCGCACCATCAACGAGCAGCTCTGGGTCGGCCATTTCGACCTTTGGCCGAGCGAAGGGGTGGTCATGCACCGCCAGGGCCTGCTGCTGACCGGCGGCGCCCAGCCCTCCGGCCCGCAATGCGCCGCTCTGCTGGACCATGCGCTGGAGACCTGCGAGCGCTATTATCAGGCGTTCCAATTCGTGCTCTGGGCCGGCAAGGGCGCCAAGGAAGCGCTCGAGACCGCGACCTTCGAGACCAAGGGAGAAGCGTGA